One window of Hoplias malabaricus isolate fHopMal1 chromosome 16, fHopMal1.hap1, whole genome shotgun sequence genomic DNA carries:
- the LOC136671671 gene encoding myeloblastin-like: MALLSLLLLAALLLNLSHSASVDVGIINGTEAEPHSRPYMVSLQVNGKHRCGGFLVSEKFVMTAAHCWKSVPPLTAVLGAHNLENSKEGSMRMEVETYTAHPHFNPSTKDNDIMLLKLKKTVPLGPTIKTIPIPKEEEDIPVGTKCSVAGWGRTGDNESTSNCLMETNITVTDCKGYDALKQRVCAVHPGGVCKGDSGGPLVFNNTAVGIDSFIVGKCETLSDPNGFVKISAFLPWIRSILDHV; this comes from the exons ATggctctcctctctctgctccttcTGGCTGCTCTGCTGCTGAACCTCAGCCATTCTG CTAGTGTTGATGTTGGAATAATAAATGGCACAGAGGCTGAACCCCACTCCAGACCCTATATGGTGTCTCTCCAAGTAAATGGGAAACACCGCTGTGGTGGCTTCCTTGTGTCTGAGAAATTTGTGATGACGGCTGCACATTGCTGGAAAAG CGTACCTCCACTAACAGCAGTGTTGGGAGCCCATAACCTGGAAAACAGCAAAGAAGGATCTATGAGGATGGAGGTGGAGACCTACACAGCTCATCCGCATTTCAATCCCAGTACTAAAGACAATGATatcatgcttttaaag CTCAAGAAAACTGTACCACTGGGTCCAACAATCAAAACCATTCCCATCCCCAAAGAAGAGGAAGACATCCCAGTTGGTACCAAGTGCAGTGTAGCTGGATGGGGACGAACTGGTGACAATGAGTCCACAAGTAACTGTCTGATGGAAACAAATATCACAGTCACAGATTGTAAGGGGTATGATGCACTTAAACAGCGAGTGTGTGCAGTTCATCCAGGAGGAGTGTGCAAG GGAGACTCCGGAGGTCCTTTAGTGTTTaacaacactgcagtgggtaTTGATTCTTTCATTGTGGGAAAGTGTGAGACACTCTCAGATCCAAATGGTTTTGTCAAAATATCTGCATTCCTGCCCTGGATCAGGTCTATTCTTGACCATGTGTAg